The following proteins come from a genomic window of bacterium:
- a CDS encoding bifunctional ADP-dependent NAD(P)H-hydrate dehydratase/NAD(P)H-hydrate epimerase, whose protein sequence is MEVLDAARMRQADDETIRRMKVPGLLLMEEAGRLAAEEILDALEGQGARRALVFCGRGSNGGDGFVAARR, encoded by the coding sequence ATGGAAGTGCTGGACGCGGCGCGCATGCGCCAGGCCGACGACGAAACGATCCGCAGGATGAAGGTGCCGGGGCTCTTGCTGATGGAGGAGGCCGGGCGCCTCGCCGCCGAGGAGATCCTCGACGCGCTCGAGGGACAAGGGGCGCGGCGCGCGCTCGTCTTCTGCGGCCGCGGCTCGAACGGCGGCGACGGCTTCGTCGCCGCGCGGCG
- a CDS encoding retropepsin-like domain-containing protein produces the protein MERAGASWLKASRVVLALCLAALGAGTGFAAAPDGTACPADGASRLGASLSELADRAAAASLSDDPRCAARGLALADWLDRRGGAACAPADRLADAPNVAEDADLLSFRAALLWRCGRAREAHAAALAALARDDRAALAWRTLGRVLEARLRDGAALAAYRRALDVDPDEAGSLAGVSRVEGDRARRREALERYVVVGRLRGEDDEEVRGALETLDFLDALGDRSLWVVERSDLPGKIKLEPYVGQAGRVWGWLARLRIGAARNVPTLVDSGASGLHLDPRLGKSSGLQPLAAATLVGGGGEGEHAVDRGVVDAVDLGPVGFTSALGVVAEGPLQAQGAYRAILGLDVLGNTRLRFDPRRRVLDVEEADAPETADDPRDVDPWPVSDRDVPLLVVEGHLLAPTTLLVGDARIETLALIDTGAATTLVAETSARALGGWRAGGGAMSGYGGAVGVVGTMPTMTARIGGLEETVRDLPIVDLGARSRLVGMDIGAFVGEDVWARRGFELDLAAATLRPLPR, from the coding sequence GTGGAGCGTGCCGGCGCCTCGTGGTTGAAAGCGTCGCGGGTCGTCCTTGCCCTGTGCCTCGCGGCCCTCGGCGCGGGGACGGGGTTCGCCGCGGCGCCGGACGGGACGGCGTGTCCCGCGGACGGCGCGTCGCGGCTCGGCGCGTCGCTCTCGGAACTCGCGGACCGCGCCGCCGCGGCGTCTCTCTCCGACGACCCGCGCTGCGCGGCGCGCGGCCTCGCCCTCGCCGACTGGCTGGACCGGCGCGGCGGCGCGGCCTGCGCTCCCGCCGACCGCCTCGCCGACGCCCCGAACGTCGCCGAGGACGCCGACCTCCTGTCGTTCCGCGCCGCGCTTCTCTGGCGCTGCGGCCGTGCGCGCGAGGCGCACGCCGCGGCCCTCGCCGCGCTCGCCCGCGACGACCGCGCCGCGCTCGCCTGGCGGACGCTCGGCCGCGTGCTCGAGGCGCGCCTGCGCGACGGCGCGGCGCTCGCCGCCTACCGCCGCGCGCTCGACGTCGATCCCGACGAGGCCGGCTCGCTCGCCGGCGTCTCCCGCGTCGAAGGGGACCGCGCGCGGCGACGCGAGGCGCTGGAGCGGTACGTCGTCGTCGGCCGTCTGCGCGGCGAGGACGACGAAGAGGTCCGCGGCGCGCTGGAGACGCTCGACTTCCTCGACGCGCTCGGCGACCGCTCGCTCTGGGTCGTCGAACGCTCCGACCTCCCCGGCAAGATCAAGCTCGAGCCGTACGTCGGGCAGGCGGGGCGCGTCTGGGGCTGGCTCGCGCGGCTGCGGATCGGCGCGGCGCGGAACGTGCCGACGCTCGTGGACAGCGGGGCCTCGGGGCTGCACCTCGACCCGCGCCTCGGCAAGTCGTCGGGGCTGCAGCCGCTTGCCGCGGCGACGCTGGTCGGCGGCGGCGGCGAGGGGGAGCACGCGGTGGACCGCGGCGTCGTGGACGCCGTGGACCTCGGGCCGGTCGGCTTCACGTCGGCGCTCGGCGTCGTCGCCGAAGGGCCGCTGCAGGCGCAGGGCGCCTACCGCGCGATCCTCGGCCTCGACGTGCTCGGCAACACGCGGCTCCGCTTCGATCCACGGCGGCGCGTCCTCGACGTCGAGGAGGCGGACGCGCCGGAAACGGCGGACGATCCGCGCGACGTCGATCCGTGGCCGGTTTCGGACCGCGACGTCCCGCTGCTCGTCGTCGAAGGGCACCTGCTGGCGCCGACGACGCTTCTCGTCGGCGACGCGCGGATCGAGACGCTCGCGCTGATCGACACCGGCGCGGCGACGACGCTGGTCGCGGAGACGTCGGCGCGCGCGCTCGGCGGCTGGCGCGCCGGGGGCGGGGCGATGAGCGGCTACGGCGGCGCGGTCGGCGTCGTCGGCACGATGCCGACGATGACGGCGCGGATCGGCGGGCTCGAGGAGACGGTGCGCGACCTGCCGATCGTGGACCTCGGCGCCCGCTCGCGGCTCGTCGGAATGGACATCGGCGCCTTCGTGGGCGAGGATGTCTGGGCCCGCCGCGGATTCGAACTCGATCTCGCCGCGGCGACGCTGCGGCCGCTGCCGCGGTGA
- the rlmD gene encoding 23S rRNA (uracil(1939)-C(5))-methyltransferase RlmD, producing the protein MPCIYGPYPAGQLRNLSDKRERIDSETPGPRPGERFTADVSDLTAEGAGVARHGGLVVFVPGAVPGDLVRARIVRLRRGWAEGELLAVERPADARRMAPCAAQDECGGCPLMVLDEAAALAVKGRALAETLRRVGGVACGVAEIAPSPRPLRYRGRVRFAVAPRGEGAQVGFHPRGQECGFAPVDDCLLAPEGTTALAREFLERLAAFGPGPWPAQLEVRCSFASGRRLLVVHGPSVPWPHAAAAAGALLAARPDLAGVVRLVPRRGAPPLEQLLGGAEAVLETIGGAEVELGATSFLQVNPAAAELLYARARTALEGPKGGRLLDLYCGVGLIGLLAVDADVEVVGVELNEAAAERAARAARRAGRTNARHVAADAVAFAREAAERGERFERVALNPPREGAGPGLAAAVAALRPDVVAVVSCHPAALARDLKLFAARGYRTTRVVAVDMFPQTPHLEAVARLEREG; encoded by the coding sequence ATGCCGTGCATCTACGGCCCTTATCCCGCGGGGCAACTGAGAAATTTGTCAGACAAGAGAGAACGCATCGATTCCGAGACGCCGGGGCCGCGCCCCGGCGAGCGGTTCACGGCCGACGTCTCCGACCTCACGGCGGAAGGCGCCGGCGTCGCGCGGCACGGCGGCCTCGTCGTCTTCGTGCCCGGCGCCGTTCCCGGCGACCTCGTCCGGGCGCGGATCGTCCGGCTGCGGCGCGGCTGGGCCGAAGGGGAGCTGCTCGCCGTCGAGCGGCCCGCGGACGCGCGCCGCATGGCGCCCTGCGCGGCGCAGGACGAGTGCGGCGGCTGCCCGCTGATGGTCCTCGACGAGGCGGCGGCGCTGGCGGTGAAGGGGCGTGCCCTCGCCGAGACGCTGCGGCGCGTCGGCGGGGTCGCCTGCGGCGTCGCGGAGATCGCGCCGTCGCCGCGTCCGCTGCGTTACCGCGGGCGGGTCCGCTTCGCCGTGGCCCCGCGCGGCGAAGGGGCGCAGGTCGGGTTCCATCCGCGCGGGCAGGAGTGCGGCTTCGCGCCGGTGGACGACTGCCTGCTCGCGCCGGAAGGGACGACCGCCCTCGCGCGGGAGTTCCTCGAGCGGCTCGCCGCGTTCGGCCCGGGGCCGTGGCCGGCGCAGCTCGAGGTTCGTTGCTCGTTCGCCTCGGGGCGCCGGCTGCTCGTCGTGCACGGGCCCTCGGTGCCGTGGCCGCACGCGGCCGCGGCGGCCGGCGCGCTGCTGGCGGCGCGGCCTGATCTCGCCGGCGTGGTGCGGCTCGTGCCGCGGCGCGGCGCGCCCCCCTTGGAGCAGCTTCTCGGCGGGGCCGAGGCGGTCCTCGAGACGATCGGCGGCGCGGAGGTCGAGCTGGGGGCGACGAGCTTCCTGCAGGTCAACCCGGCCGCCGCCGAGCTGCTCTACGCGCGGGCCAGGACGGCGCTCGAGGGGCCGAAGGGCGGCCGGCTGCTCGACCTCTACTGCGGCGTCGGGCTGATCGGGCTGCTCGCCGTGGACGCGGACGTCGAGGTCGTGGGGGTCGAGCTGAACGAGGCGGCGGCGGAGCGCGCGGCGCGCGCGGCGCGGCGCGCGGGGCGGACGAACGCGCGGCACGTTGCGGCCGACGCGGTCGCCTTCGCCCGCGAGGCGGCGGAGCGCGGCGAGCGGTTCGAGCGGGTGGCGCTGAATCCGCCGCGCGAAGGGGCCGGGCCGGGGCTCGCGGCCGCGGTCGCGGCGCTGCGGCCGGACGTCGTGGCGGTCGTGTCGTGCCATCCGGCGGCGCTGGCCCGCGACCTCAAGCTGTTCGCGGCGCGCGGCTACCGCACGACGCGCGTCGTCGCGGTGGACATGTTCCCGCAAACCCCGCACCTTGAAGCGGTGGCCCGCCTCGAGCGGGAAGGGTGA